A window from Anser cygnoides isolate HZ-2024a breed goose chromosome 1, Taihu_goose_T2T_genome, whole genome shotgun sequence encodes these proteins:
- the PDZK1 gene encoding Na(+)/H(+) exchange regulatory cofactor NHE-RF3: protein MTSVLHPRECKVTRKKQKSYGFSLRIEKDTAGHLIRNVEKNSPAEKAGLKDGDRVLRVNGLFVDKEEHTQVVEIVKNSGNSVVLLVLDEASYKKAEKEGVNLEDVGQKVSRGQQQKQQATPPMANGAITPAPQPRLCYLVKEEKGYGFSLKTTEGKNGLFLVDLSSQGAAAKAGVQNNDRLIEINGKNVENDTHEEVVEKVKNSGNHIMFLVSNEETDHYYTSQKMTLNRERANLELLPLKPRLIELQKGENGYGFYLRMEQNTGDHVIKDVDSRSPAAKAGLKDNDILVAVNGERVDALDHESVVEKIKQSENKPTLLVVDKETDAMYKLAHISPYSYYNRGKDPAPAKTEEKVELHSEQKVNHKPRICKMVKGPSGFGFSLNMAKNKPGLFINEVQSHGPADTAGVENNDFLVEVNGVNVMNESYDKVVARIQSSGDKLTVLVCSKDAYKYFQDQNIPITASMADPIHDTSEPAAYTETTPAESERTSPEPRERASSSSSSHSVASAGTDNSDDTKF, encoded by the exons ATGACTTCTGTTCTCCACCCCCGGGAATGCAAAgtgaccagaaaaaaacaaaagagctaCGGATTCTCCCTGCGTATTGAGAAGGACACAGCAGGACATCTCATCCGCAACGTGGAAAAGAACAGTCCAGCTGAAAAGGCTGGCTTGAAGGATGGAGACAGAGTCCTCAGGGTTAATGGCTTGTTTGTAGACAAGGAGGAACATACACAG GTGGTGGAGATTGTGAAGAACAGTGGGAATTCTGTTGTACTTCTTGTTCTGGATGAAGCATCCtataaaaaggcagaaaaggaggGAGTGAACTTGGAAGACGTGGGTCAAAAGGTGTCAAGAggacagcagcaaaagcagcaggccACACCACCCATGGCCAATGGAGCAATCACTCCAGCTCCACAACCCCGGCTCTGCTACTTagtgaaggaggagaagggctATGGCTTCTCCCTGAAAACCACAGAAG GTAAGAACGGGCTGTTCCTGGTAGATCTGTCATCACAAGGAGCAGCTGCAAAGGCTGGTGTCCAGAATAACGATCGCTTGattgaaatcaatggaaaaaatgtggaaaatgacaCACACGAGGAAGTGGTGGAAAAG GTAAAGAATTCTGGAAATCACATAATGTTTCTAGtttcaaatgaagaaacagaCCACTATTACACAAGCCAGAAGATGACACTGAACAGAGAGAGAGCCAACCTAGAACTGCTTCCCCTCAAACCACGACTTATTGAGctccagaaaggagaaaatggttATGGCTTTTATCTACGTATGGAACAAAACACTGGTG ATCACGTAATCAAGGATGTTGATTCCAGGAGCCCAGCAGCCAAGGCGGGTCTCAAAGATAATGATATCTTAGTAGCTGTCAATGGTGAGCGAGTGGATGCTTTGGATCATGAGAGCGTAGTGGAAAAGATTAAGCAATCTGAGAACAAACCCACACTACTGGTAGTGGATAAGGAGACTGACGCCATGTACAAACTG GCTCATATTTCTCCTTATTCATACTACAACAGAGGAAAAGATCCAGCTCCAGCTAAAACGGAGGAAAAAGTGGAGTTGCACAGTGAGCAGAAAGTGAACCACAAGCCAAGAATCTGCAAGATGGTGAAAGGGCCTAGTGGATTTGGCTTCAGTTTAAACATGGCCAAGAACAAACCTGGACTCTTTATTAATGAG GTACAAAGCCATGGGCCAGCTGACACAGCAGGTGTAGAAAATAATGACTTTTTGGTGGAAGTGAATGGGGTGAATGTGATGAATGAGTCCTATGACAAAGTGGTGGCAAGAATCCAAAGTAGTGGTGACAAACTAACAGTACTGGTGTGCAGCAAAGATGCTTACAAATACTTCCAGGACCAGAACATTCCCATCACAGCCTCTATGGCAGATCCAATCCATGACACTTCTGAACCTGCTGCTTATACAGAAACCACACCAGCAGAGTCGGAGCGAACCTCACCTGAACCAAGAGAAAGG GCAAGCTCATCCTCTTCTTCACATTCAGTTGCCTCAGCAGGAACAGACAACAGCGACGACACAAAGTTCTGA